A genomic window from Pyxicephalus adspersus chromosome 2, UCB_Pads_2.0, whole genome shotgun sequence includes:
- the GRXCR2 gene encoding glutaredoxin domain-containing cysteine-rich protein 2, producing MDELQKKLSQRYGDRPRKVRFKISSAYSGRVLKQVFEDGQELESPDEEYPHSFLHDSFETSEHYFTSGEAHPQFYPTARLTAQRISVFRDGTSYRLSNDPLFSGSHETDKKTSDIIDFGKIIIYTSNLKIIRTPVINKEVSESPKWSPKQRRAVEGGSTSMEDYEISRMKSQDTPDKDNLHHCPQCKGSGCSPCALCHGSKFTMLANRFKESYRALRCPACDKNGLQPCQTCAYDCDGYSPSLSPHS from the exons ATGGATGAGCTTCAGAAGAAATTAAGCCAAAGATATGGAGACAGACCCCGGAAAGTGAGATTTAAAATTTCTTCTGCATACAGTGGCCGAGTATTAAAACAAGTCTTTGAGGATGGCCAGGAACTGGAGTCTCCAGATGAAGAGTATCCTCATAGTTTTCTACATGACAGTTTCGAGACATCGGAACATTACTTCACCTCAGGAGAAGCTCATCCACAATTTTATCCAACAGCTCGGCTGACAGCCCAGAGAATAAGTGTCTTCAGAGATGGTACTTCCTACAGACTTTCAAATGACCCACTGTTTTCTGGCAGTCATGAAACAGACAAGAAA acCTCTGACATCATTGATTTTGGAAAGATCATAATTTACACCAGTAATTTAAAGATTATTAGAACCCCAGTTATAAATAAAGAAGTTTCTGAAAGTCCAAAATGGTCTCCAAAACAAAGACGAGCAGTTGAGGGGGGCAGTACATCGATGGAGGACTATGAAATTTCCAGAATGAAGTCACAAGATACTCcg GATAAGGACAATCTCCACCACTGCCCACAGTGTAAAGGCTCTGGATGTTCACCTTGTGCTCTATGCCATGGCAGCAAGTTCACTATGCTGGCCAATCGGTTTAAAGAATCTTACCGTGCATTGCGGTGTCCAGCTTGTGATAAGAATGGCCTTCAACCTTGTCAGACATGTGCTTATGATTGTGATGGATACAGCCCATCACTGTCTCCTCACtcttaa